Proteins encoded by one window of Bacteroidota bacterium:
- a CDS encoding adenylyltransferase/cytidyltransferase family protein produces the protein MQVFKDINNLPAFHNSVISIGTFDGVHSGHAEIIHSITAAAKRVNGESIIITFHPHPRHIISPESPVYYLTTLQEKIDMLQKI, from the coding sequence ATGCAAGTTTTCAAAGATATTAATAATTTACCCGCATTTCACAACTCTGTAATTTCCATTGGAACCTTCGATGGAGTGCACAGCGGACATGCGGAGATCATTCACTCTATAACTGCAGCAGCAAAAAGAGTGAATGGAGAGAGTATTATTATCACCTTTCACCCTCATCCACGACATATTATTTCCCCGGAGTCACCGGTTTATTATCTTACAACTTTGCAGGAAAAAATAGACATGTTGCAAAAAATATAA
- a CDS encoding undecaprenyl-diphosphate phosphatase: protein MTIFEAVILAIVEGITEFLPVSSTGHMIIASSLMGIAEDDFTKIFTVAIQFGAILSVVILYWKRFFKTVNFYLKLFIGFIPAAAIGFLFGDEIDAMLENVTVVAIALILGGIVLLFIDKLFGRDEEKDITSTDNISYKNSFLIGVFQCLAVIPGVSRSAATIIGGLTQKLTRKTAAEFSFFLAVPTMFAATAYSLFLKEIEEGPNAGTAAYEILLSSNNNILCFIIGNIVAFIIALIAMRSFVSFLTKHGFKIFGYYRIIVGSIILILLALGVDLKVV, encoded by the coding sequence ATGACCATATTCGAAGCAGTTATTCTTGCTATAGTAGAAGGAATAACTGAATTTTTACCCGTTTCCTCTACCGGGCACATGATAATTGCATCTTCCTTAATGGGTATTGCGGAAGATGATTTTACCAAAATATTTACGGTTGCTATTCAATTCGGCGCAATATTATCGGTGGTAATATTGTATTGGAAAAGATTTTTTAAAACGGTAAATTTTTATTTAAAGTTATTTATAGGATTTATTCCTGCAGCAGCAATAGGATTTTTATTTGGTGATGAAATTGATGCCATGTTGGAAAATGTAACCGTTGTTGCAATTGCCTTGATTTTAGGGGGAATAGTTTTATTATTCATCGATAAATTATTTGGAAGAGATGAAGAAAAGGATATTACTTCCACCGATAATATATCCTATAAAAATTCCTTTCTTATCGGAGTATTTCAATGCCTCGCGGTTATTCCAGGTGTGTCGCGTTCTGCTGCAACAATAATCGGGGGACTCACACAAAAACTCACAAGAAAAACTGCGGCTGAATTTTCTTTTTTTCTCGCTGTTCCAACCATGTTTGCTGCTACTGCTTATTCTTTATTTTTAAAAGAAATTGAAGAAGGTCCAAATGCAGGAACAGCAGCCTATGAAATATTATTGAGCTCCAATAATAATATCCTGTGTTTTATTATTGGAAATATTGTTGCATTTATAATTGCATTAATTGCCATGCGCAGTTTTGTCAGCTTCCTTACAAAACACGGATTTAAAATTTTTGGTTATTACCGCATCATAGTAGGTTCCATTATCTTAATTTTACTCGCATTGGGTGTTGATCTCAAGGTAGTTTAA
- a CDS encoding type I restriction enzyme HsdR N-terminal domain-containing protein, producing the protein MHIEFSKYNFRTKSENNIRYIFDIIRKKYVVLTPEEWVRQHIVHYLLYDHQFPKSLISLEKKLTLNELTKRTDIVLYNQKGEPVLIVECKAESVALTQKTFEQIARYNLTLSVPFLWVSNGNVNHLCRIDHTLKKFTFLDTLPSLSELI; encoded by the coding sequence ATGCATATAGAATTTTCCAAATATAACTTCCGCACCAAATCGGAAAACAATATTCGCTATATTTTCGACATCATCAGAAAAAAATATGTTGTATTAACACCGGAAGAATGGGTTAGGCAGCATATCGTGCATTATTTGCTATATGATCATCAATTTCCAAAATCACTCATCAGCCTTGAAAAAAAGCTTACCTTAAACGAGTTGACCAAACGCACCGATATAGTATTATATAACCAAAAAGGTGAACCCGTTTTAATTGTAGAATGCAAAGCTGAATCTGTTGCTCTCACCCAAAAAACCTTTGAACAAATTGCACGTTATAATCTCACTCTAAGTGTTCCTTTCTTATGGGTCAGCAACGGCAATGTCAATCATTTATGTCGCATTGATCACACACTTAAAAAATTTACATTTTTAGATACCCTTCCCTCTCTCTCCGAATTAATATGA
- the truB gene encoding tRNA pseudouridine(55) synthase TruB, translating to MYTAKQFIEGTYLLIDKPMQWTSFDVIGKIRGPLQRFCNQKKLKVGHAGTLDPLATGLLIIVTGSFTKKAEELQTLDKEYTGTITLGGITPSYDAETEITETFSLENITEEKIIAAKEKFTGTIEQVPPIYSSVKVDGRRAYSYARAGEELIIKSRNITIYSFEITSIELPLVHFKVSCSKGTYIRSLAHDLGKELGCGGYLSSLRRTRVGYFKIEDAISIDQFMESITS from the coding sequence ATGTATACAGCGAAACAATTTATTGAAGGAACTTATTTGCTCATCGATAAACCGATGCAATGGACTTCCTTCGACGTGATAGGTAAAATACGAGGACCCTTGCAGCGATTCTGCAATCAGAAAAAATTAAAGGTTGGCCACGCAGGAACCCTCGATCCTCTCGCAACCGGATTACTTATAATTGTAACAGGTAGTTTCACCAAAAAAGCAGAAGAACTACAAACGCTCGATAAAGAATATACCGGAACTATAACTTTAGGAGGCATAACTCCGAGTTATGATGCTGAAACAGAGATTACAGAAACTTTTAGTCTGGAAAATATTACGGAAGAAAAAATAATTGCTGCTAAAGAGAAATTTACAGGAACCATAGAACAGGTTCCTCCAATTTATTCATCTGTAAAAGTAGATGGTCGCCGTGCATATAGTTATGCAAGAGCAGGAGAGGAATTAATAATTAAATCACGAAATATCACCATCTATTCCTTCGAAATAACTTCGATAGAATTACCTCTGGTGCATTTTAAGGTAAGTTGCAGCAAGGGAACCTACATCAGAAGCCTTGCACATGATCTTGGAAAGGAATTAGGTTGTGGAGGTTATTTATCATCTCTTCGCAGAACAAGAGTGGGTTATTTTAAAATAGAGGATGCAATTTCGATAGATCAGTTTATGGAAAGTATCACCTCTTAA
- the ribF gene encoding riboflavin biosynthesis protein RibF: MVVSTFSREFSEIDASDYAENFLIKKFNPAIIVFGYDHKFGKDRSGDIHLLKNIAEKYSVKIEEIPAHVIDHLTVSSSKIRKFLIDGNVQEANELLGYPYQLSGHVVKGDQIGRTLGFPTANIYVEDTNKLIPADGVYFTEVILKDHNIKLFGLLSIGTRPTFNKTEKRIEVYIIDFNETIYGESITVKILQFIRKDKKFDSREDLIVAMHEDKKMQYP, translated from the coding sequence GTGGTTGTAAGCACTTTTTCACGCGAATTTTCAGAAATCGATGCCTCGGATTATGCTGAAAATTTTCTCATCAAAAAATTTAATCCCGCAATTATCGTTTTCGGTTATGATCATAAATTTGGTAAAGACAGATCCGGAGATATCCATTTGTTAAAAAACATAGCAGAAAAATATTCCGTTAAAATAGAAGAGATACCAGCACATGTAATTGATCATTTGACTGTGAGTTCCTCCAAGATCAGAAAGTTTTTAATAGATGGAAATGTGCAGGAGGCGAACGAATTATTGGGATATCCCTATCAACTTTCCGGACATGTTGTAAAAGGTGATCAAATAGGAAGAACACTCGGATTTCCAACTGCCAATATCTATGTGGAGGATACCAATAAATTAATTCCTGCCGATGGCGTTTATTTTACAGAAGTGATACTTAAAGATCACAATATAAAATTATTCGGATTATTAAGCATAGGCACCAGACCTACTTTTAATAAAACAGAAAAAAGAATAGAGGTTTATATTATCGACTTTAATGAAACAATTTATGGAGAATCAATTACTGTGAAAATATTACAATTTATTCGCAAGGATAAAAAATTCGATTCAAGGGAAGACCTGATAGTAGCCATGCATGAGGATAAAAAAATGCAATATCCTTAA
- a CDS encoding DUF3098 domain-containing protein, which translates to MLDSKQTQKKEAPKPVNPANFMGKMVLGKENYYLIILGLVVIIIGFILMSGGKWTDPNVFPRAEVYSTRRITIAPIVVIVGFAIEIYAVFHRSKK; encoded by the coding sequence ATGTTAGACAGCAAACAAACTCAAAAAAAAGAAGCACCAAAACCGGTTAATCCCGCAAATTTTATGGGAAAAATGGTGTTGGGAAAAGAAAATTATTACCTTATCATTCTGGGTTTGGTAGTAATTATAATCGGATTTATTTTAATGAGTGGTGGTAAATGGACCGACCCCAATGTATTCCCCAGAGCGGAGGTATACAGTACGCGCAGGATCACCATTGCCCCTATTGTTGTGATAGTTGGATTTGCCATCGAAATTTATGCTGTGTTTCACAGATCAAAAAAATAA
- the holA gene encoding DNA polymerase III subunit delta, translating to MDYKDLINDIKAKKYKPVYLLHGDEAYYIDKISEYMEENILTPAEKDFNCSIFYGKDTHPQQVIDACVRFPMFAAFNLVILREAQMMKTKGSEIDKLEPYIQNASATTILVLCYKDGKFDARKKMFKLIKDKGVVFESQSLKDNEVPIFIETFLKRKKVTADGKAIRILVDHLGTDLSKIINELEKLCINLKDGDQITSELIEKNIGISKDYNVYELQSALLTKIQL from the coding sequence ATGGATTACAAAGATCTGATCAATGATATAAAGGCTAAAAAATACAAACCCGTGTATTTATTACATGGTGATGAAGCCTATTATATAGATAAGATCTCCGAATATATGGAAGAGAATATTCTGACTCCGGCGGAAAAGGATTTTAATTGTTCAATATTTTATGGAAAAGACACGCATCCCCAACAGGTGATTGATGCCTGCGTTCGTTTTCCGATGTTTGCAGCATTTAACCTTGTTATTTTGCGGGAAGCCCAAATGATGAAAACAAAGGGAAGTGAGATAGATAAATTGGAACCCTATATTCAAAATGCTTCTGCCACCACAATATTAGTTTTATGTTATAAGGATGGGAAATTTGATGCGCGAAAAAAAATGTTCAAATTAATTAAGGATAAGGGCGTAGTTTTTGAATCGCAATCATTAAAAGATAATGAAGTTCCTATATTTATTGAAACGTTTTTGAAAAGAAAAAAAGTAACTGCAGATGGTAAGGCGATAAGAATACTGGTTGATCACCTGGGAACCGATCTTTCCAAAATAATAAATGAACTGGAAAAATTATGTATCAATCTTAAAGATGGCGATCAAATTACCTCTGAGCTGATTGAAAAAAACATTGGAATCAGCAAAGATTATAATGTGTATGAATTGCAAAGCGCGCTGCTTACAAAAATACAACTTTAG